The following coding sequences are from one Streptomyces venezuelae window:
- a CDS encoding ABC transporter substrate-binding protein has protein sequence MTASSICRRTVGKSAKSRIAAVGTIAVVGSLLLSGCGDQTNDKESDSVSNAPLADKLPKDIRDKGVIKVGSDIAYPPVEFKDKSGNTVGIDPDLGEALGKQLGVKFEFENGTFDTLLGGLRSKRYQVAMSAMTDTKNRQEGVDEETGKKVGDGVDFVDYFTAGVSIYTKKGDDQGIRTWSDLCGKKIVVQRGTVSHDLAKAESKKCKGGKKIAIEQFDNDQQAQTRLRSGGADAGSSDFPVAAYAVKTSGGGKDFELVGEQVEAAPYGIAVSKKNPELRDAIKAALDAIIKNGDYEKIIKKWGVEDGAVEKAEINGGK, from the coding sequence ATGACCGCAAGCTCCATTTGTCGTAGGACCGTCGGCAAGTCCGCGAAGTCCCGGATTGCCGCGGTCGGCACGATCGCGGTCGTCGGTTCGCTGCTGCTTTCCGGCTGCGGCGACCAGACCAACGACAAGGAGAGCGACTCGGTCAGCAATGCCCCGCTCGCCGACAAGCTGCCCAAGGACATCCGTGACAAGGGCGTCATCAAGGTCGGGTCCGACATCGCCTACCCGCCGGTCGAGTTCAAGGACAAGTCCGGCAACACCGTCGGCATCGACCCGGACCTCGGCGAGGCGCTGGGCAAGCAGCTCGGCGTGAAGTTCGAGTTTGAGAACGGCACCTTCGACACCCTCCTCGGCGGCCTGCGCTCCAAGCGCTACCAGGTCGCCATGTCGGCCATGACCGACACGAAGAACCGCCAGGAGGGCGTCGACGAGGAGACCGGGAAGAAGGTCGGCGACGGCGTCGATTTCGTCGACTACTTCACGGCGGGCGTCTCGATCTACACCAAGAAGGGCGACGACCAGGGCATCAGGACCTGGTCCGACCTCTGCGGCAAGAAGATCGTCGTCCAGCGCGGCACCGTCTCGCACGACCTGGCGAAGGCCGAGTCGAAGAAGTGCAAGGGCGGCAAGAAGATCGCGATCGAGCAGTTCGACAACGACCAGCAGGCCCAGACCCGACTGCGCTCCGGCGGCGCCGACGCGGGTTCGTCCGACTTCCCCGTCGCCGCGTACGCGGTGAAGACCTCGGGCGGCGGCAAGGACTTCGAGCTGGTCGGCGAGCAGGTGGAGGCGGCTCCGTACGGCATCGCCGTCTCCAAGAAGAACCCCGAGCTGCGTGACGCGATCAAGGCCGCCCTCGACGCGATCATCAAGAACGGCGACTACGAGAAGATCATCAAGAAGTGGGGCGTCGAGGACGGCGCGGTCGAGAAGGCCGAGATCAACGGCGGCAAGTGA
- a CDS encoding class I SAM-dependent methyltransferase, producing MTETGTGTDAGAALGTDWRAWQDSWDRQQQWYLPDREERFRIMLDMVEATVGTAPRVLDLACGTGSITDRLLKRFPDATSVGVDLDPALLTIAEGTFAGDDRVTFVTADLKDPDWTAALPHDSYDAVLTATALHWLFSEPLAALYGQVAGLVRDGGVFMNADHMPDPATPRINAAESALRHRQMDRAKAEGVLDWKEWWQLAAQDPVLAGPTAKRFEIYGEHADGDMPSAEWHARTLREAGFAEARPVWASPSDAVVLALK from the coding sequence ATGACGGAAACGGGGACCGGAACCGATGCCGGCGCCGCGCTCGGCACCGACTGGCGCGCCTGGCAGGACAGCTGGGACCGGCAGCAGCAGTGGTACCTGCCCGACCGCGAGGAGCGATTCCGGATCATGCTCGACATGGTCGAGGCCACGGTCGGCACCGCGCCGCGCGTCCTCGATCTGGCGTGCGGTACGGGAAGTATTACGGACCGGCTGCTCAAGAGGTTCCCGGACGCGACGAGCGTCGGCGTCGACCTCGACCCCGCGCTGCTCACCATCGCGGAGGGCACCTTCGCCGGGGACGACCGGGTCACCTTCGTCACCGCCGACCTGAAGGACCCGGACTGGACCGCGGCGCTGCCGCACGACTCGTACGACGCCGTGCTCACCGCCACCGCCCTGCACTGGCTCTTCAGCGAGCCGCTCGCCGCGCTCTACGGCCAGGTCGCCGGGCTCGTCCGCGACGGCGGCGTCTTCATGAACGCCGACCACATGCCCGACCCCGCGACGCCCCGCATCAACGCCGCGGAGAGCGCCCTGCGCCACCGGCAGATGGACCGCGCCAAGGCGGAGGGCGTCCTGGACTGGAAGGAATGGTGGCAGCTCGCCGCCCAGGACCCCGTCCTCGCAGGCCCCACCGCCAAGCGCTTCGAGATCTACGGGGAGCACGCGGACGGAGACATGCCCTCGGCGGAATGGCACGCACGGACGCTGCGCGAGGCGGGCTTCGCGGAGGCGCGGCCCGTCTGGGCCTCGCCCTCTGACGCGGTGGTTCTCGCTCTCAAGTAG
- the sodN gene encoding superoxide dismutase, Ni yields the protein MLTRLFAPKVKVSAHCDLPCGVYDPAQARIEAESVKAVQEKMAANDDAHFQARAVVIKEQRAELAKHHVSVLWSDYFKPPHFEKYPELHQLVNDTLKALSAAKGSTDPATGQKALDYIAQIDKIFWETKKA from the coding sequence ATGCTCACCCGCCTGTTTGCCCCCAAGGTGAAGGTCAGCGCGCACTGCGACCTGCCCTGCGGCGTGTACGACCCGGCCCAGGCCCGCATCGAGGCGGAGTCGGTCAAGGCCGTGCAGGAGAAGATGGCCGCCAACGACGACGCGCACTTCCAGGCGCGCGCCGTGGTCATCAAGGAGCAGCGTGCCGAGCTCGCCAAGCACCACGTCTCGGTGCTGTGGAGCGACTACTTCAAGCCCCCGCACTTCGAGAAGTACCCGGAGCTGCACCAGCTGGTCAACGACACCCTGAAGGCCCTCTCGGCCGCCAAGGGTTCGACCGACCCGGCCACGGGCCAGAAGGCGCTCGACTACATCGCCCAGATCGACAAGATCTTCTGGGAGACGAAGAAGGCCTGA
- a CDS encoding histidine kinase, with translation MERIRDWLLPVLLTALQLAHWPGRALREDDAAAGAGPLVAAFAAAAVLTAGLAVRRRRPLVAALAVEAALVACLPLPLPEDATLVHGLAVLIALYSVAVRCPGRTTAVVGPVLACCEGVRSAVLLDAPGDAAGEAAANCVLLLIVAGLGRSRRRWLAGRRAAARELARAESERARAALTERERLARELHDVSAHHLTSVVVTADAALRLGDRKPELTAQALEFAAATGRETTAALHRLVALMRTSAADEESPLGERVTELAAGFARLGLHPAVRVDPAATPLTGPTAEAAFGIIREALTNALRHAPGSTVRIHILSTTADGTVDVTVEDDGAAADAPAVRQRLGGGRGTVGMRERADALGGTLTAGPRPDAAGWAVQAHLPGTTSPLHPRAAGHDAPYPQAAGHGALRRQAAGHGGLRRRQAAGDGAPHQQPVGRGALDPLAVGHGDSYARAAGGGGPRERPAGHDALHQRAAADGAPLQQPVGHGAPRRQPVSPLALSPHVVRRTTLPQRVLRHPALSGLDLSDGAVAVAVAALPVFAVVVDEPSAVGLACGPAVAHALPLLWRRQAPWAVLCAVLATAWLAPLGLAFGLVSADVGLCLVVAGAVAECVAVYAVGAFAGPARVTWPVMVAGSAGLSLSCLALAAADGMTEMERGGGIGLLLFLAAVVGTAFLPPMAAFWGLGAAVRSRRERVEAWEDHALTATVWAAVAEAHEERRRIAAELRAQVLRHADAVVARAEAGDLDGVAAEARAGLAAMRELLAALREVTSPGGAAAECAATTERKTSPQGALT, from the coding sequence ATGGAGCGAATACGTGACTGGCTGCTGCCCGTCCTGCTGACGGCCCTGCAACTGGCCCACTGGCCGGGCCGCGCCCTGCGCGAGGACGACGCGGCGGCCGGCGCGGGCCCGCTCGTGGCCGCGTTCGCCGCCGCGGCGGTGCTCACCGCGGGGCTCGCCGTACGCCGCCGTCGCCCCCTCGTCGCGGCGCTCGCCGTCGAGGCCGCCCTGGTCGCCTGCCTGCCGCTCCCGCTCCCGGAGGACGCGACGCTCGTGCACGGTCTTGCCGTGCTGATCGCCCTGTACTCGGTCGCGGTGCGGTGCCCCGGGCGGACGACGGCCGTCGTGGGCCCAGTCCTCGCGTGCTGCGAAGGGGTCCGCTCGGCGGTGCTGCTCGACGCACCGGGGGACGCGGCGGGCGAGGCCGCGGCCAACTGCGTGCTCCTCCTCATCGTCGCGGGCCTCGGCCGCAGCCGCCGCCGCTGGCTCGCGGGCCGGCGGGCCGCGGCGCGGGAGCTGGCACGGGCCGAGTCCGAACGCGCCCGCGCCGCGCTCACCGAACGCGAGCGCCTCGCCCGCGAACTGCACGATGTGAGCGCCCACCACCTCACGTCGGTGGTCGTCACCGCGGACGCGGCGCTGCGGCTCGGCGACCGCAAGCCGGAACTGACGGCGCAGGCGCTGGAGTTCGCGGCGGCCACGGGGCGCGAGACGACGGCGGCGCTGCACCGTCTGGTCGCCCTGATGCGGACGTCGGCGGCGGACGAGGAGAGTCCCCTCGGCGAACGCGTCACCGAACTCGCCGCCGGATTCGCCCGCCTGGGCCTGCACCCCGCCGTGCGGGTGGACCCCGCGGCGACACCCCTGACCGGACCGACGGCGGAGGCGGCCTTCGGGATCATCCGCGAGGCCCTCACGAACGCCCTGCGCCATGCCCCGGGTTCGACGGTACGCATCCACATCCTGTCCACGACGGCGGACGGCACGGTGGACGTCACCGTGGAGGACGACGGAGCGGCGGCGGACGCCCCCGCCGTGCGGCAGCGACTGGGAGGCGGCCGGGGAACCGTCGGAATGCGGGAGCGGGCCGACGCACTCGGCGGCACGCTCACGGCAGGACCGCGCCCGGACGCTGCGGGTTGGGCGGTCCAAGCCCACTTGCCGGGAACGACGAGCCCCCTGCACCCACGGGCTGCGGGCCACGACGCCCCATACCCGCAGGCTGCGGGCCACGGTGCCCTGCGCCGACAGGCCGCGGGCCACGGTGGCCTGCGCCGCCGACAGGCCGCGGGCGACGGCGCCCCACATCAGCAGCCTGTGGGCCGCGGCGCCCTTGACCCGCTTGCTGTGGGCCACGGTGATTCGTACGCGCGGGCTGCGGGCGGTGGCGGTCCGCGAGAGCGGCCCGCGGGCCATGACGCCCTGCACCAACGGGCTGCGGCCGACGGTGCCCCGCTTCAGCAGCCCGTCGGCCACGGCGCCCCGCGCCGGCAGCCCGTGAGCCCGCTCGCCCTGTCCCCGCACGTCGTGCGCCGCACCACCCTGCCCCAACGCGTCCTGCGCCACCCCGCCCTGAGCGGTCTCGACCTGTCCGACGGGGCCGTTGCCGTCGCCGTCGCCGCGCTGCCGGTCTTCGCCGTCGTCGTCGACGAACCCTCCGCCGTCGGACTCGCCTGCGGTCCCGCCGTCGCGCACGCGCTGCCGCTGCTGTGGCGGCGGCAGGCCCCCTGGGCGGTGCTCTGCGCCGTGCTCGCCACGGCCTGGCTCGCCCCGCTCGGACTCGCGTTCGGACTGGTCTCGGCCGACGTGGGCCTGTGCCTGGTAGTTGCGGGGGCCGTCGCGGAGTGCGTCGCCGTGTACGCGGTGGGGGCGTTCGCCGGGCCCGCGCGGGTCACCTGGCCCGTCATGGTCGCCGGGTCCGCGGGCCTGAGTCTGTCGTGTCTCGCCCTCGCGGCGGCCGACGGCATGACGGAGATGGAGCGGGGCGGCGGCATCGGGCTCCTGCTGTTCCTCGCCGCCGTCGTCGGCACCGCGTTCCTGCCGCCGATGGCGGCGTTCTGGGGGCTCGGCGCCGCCGTACGGTCCCGGCGCGAACGCGTCGAAGCCTGGGAGGACCACGCACTCACGGCCACGGTGTGGGCGGCGGTCGCCGAGGCGCACGAGGAGCGGCGCCGCATCGCCGCGGAACTCCGTGCCCAAGTCCTGCGGCACGCCGACGCCGTGGTCGCACGCGCCGAGGCGGGCGACCTGGACGGCGTCGCCGCGGAGGCGCGGGCGGGGCTCGCCGCGATGCGCGAACTGCTGGCCGCGCTGCGCGAGGTGACGTCCCCCGGTGGCGCGGCAGCCGAGTGCGCCGCCACGACGGAGCGGAAGACATCCCCTCAAGGAGCCCTCACATGA
- a CDS encoding amino acid ABC transporter ATP-binding protein, whose amino-acid sequence MTAMVKSEGVHKSFGNVEVLKGIDLEVKTGEVFCLIGPSGSGKSTFLRCINHLEKINAGRLYVDGELVGYRQKGDKLYELKDSEVALKRRDIGMVFQRFNLFPHMTALENVMEAPVQVKGVAKAEARERAGQLLERVGLADKAGNYPSQLSGGQQQRVAIARALAMDPKLMLFDEPTSALDPELVGDVLDVMRDLAETGMTMVVVTHEMGFAREVGDSLVFMDGGVVVESGNPRDVLTNPQQERTQSFLSKVL is encoded by the coding sequence ATGACCGCCATGGTGAAGTCCGAAGGCGTCCACAAGTCCTTCGGCAACGTAGAGGTCCTGAAGGGCATCGACCTGGAGGTCAAGACGGGTGAGGTCTTCTGCCTCATCGGTCCTTCCGGCTCCGGCAAGTCGACGTTCCTGCGCTGCATCAACCACCTGGAGAAGATCAACGCCGGTCGGCTGTACGTCGACGGGGAGCTGGTCGGCTACCGGCAGAAGGGGGACAAGCTGTACGAGCTCAAGGACAGCGAAGTCGCCCTCAAGCGCCGTGACATCGGCATGGTCTTCCAGCGCTTCAACCTCTTCCCGCACATGACGGCGCTGGAGAACGTCATGGAGGCGCCGGTCCAGGTCAAGGGTGTCGCGAAGGCCGAGGCGCGCGAGCGCGCGGGCCAGCTCCTGGAGCGCGTGGGCCTCGCCGACAAGGCGGGCAACTACCCGTCGCAGCTCTCCGGTGGCCAGCAGCAGCGCGTGGCGATCGCCCGTGCGCTCGCGATGGACCCGAAGCTGATGCTGTTCGACGAGCCGACGTCGGCGCTCGACCCCGAGCTGGTCGGCGACGTGCTCGACGTGATGCGGGACCTCGCCGAGACCGGCATGACGATGGTCGTCGTCACGCACGAGATGGGCTTCGCCCGTGAGGTCGGCGACAGCCTCGTCTTCATGGACGGCGGCGTGGTGGTCGAGTCCGGCAACCCGCGCGACGTCCTGACGAACCCGCAGCAGGAGCGCACGCAGTCGTTCCTGTCGAAGGTGCTGTAG
- a CDS encoding CGNR zinc finger domain-containing protein has protein sequence MELAYYSDYAVRLVNSEEPGRNKDTLTSVEAIRELFGPSTQMARRATDSDVTRFRSVRARLRAVFEAADGGDETLAVDLLNSLLLEFPVSPQISGHDHRDDDDRPLWHLHLADHPSNATAGYAAIAAMGLAFHLTEHGVDRLGLCEAAPCRNAYLDTSTNRSRRYCSDRCATRANVAAYRARKRLETERSANTGRTAPSAQRAAANGERRPGAGGR, from the coding sequence GTGGAACTGGCCTATTACTCGGACTACGCCGTACGCCTGGTCAACAGCGAGGAGCCGGGCCGCAACAAGGACACGCTGACGTCCGTCGAGGCGATCAGGGAGCTGTTCGGGCCGAGCACGCAGATGGCCCGCCGCGCCACGGACTCCGACGTGACGCGCTTCCGGTCCGTGCGGGCCAGGCTCCGGGCCGTCTTCGAGGCGGCGGACGGTGGCGACGAGACCCTCGCGGTCGACCTGCTGAACTCACTGCTCCTGGAGTTCCCCGTCAGCCCGCAGATCTCGGGCCACGACCACCGGGACGACGACGACCGCCCGCTGTGGCACCTGCACCTGGCGGACCATCCCTCGAACGCGACGGCCGGGTACGCCGCGATCGCCGCGATGGGCCTCGCCTTCCACCTCACCGAGCACGGCGTGGACCGCCTCGGCCTGTGCGAGGCGGCGCCGTGCCGCAACGCCTACCTCGACACGTCGACGAACCGCTCCCGGCGTTACTGCTCGGACCGCTGCGCGACCCGTGCCAACGTCGCCGCCTACCGTGCCCGCAAGCGTCTGGAGACGGAGCGTTCCGCGAACACCGGCCGCACCGCGCCCAGCGCCCAGCGCGCCGCCGCGAACGGCGAACGGCGACCCGGCGCCGGCGGACGGTAG
- a CDS encoding CPBP family intramembrane glutamic endopeptidase produces the protein MTATPFPDAPLPPPFPDAPLPYHRLAHATGRHRWWRPLAGTALVLAGALVAAVAVLLGGEIAGAVLDRPVDKDGFHVWGGIGETGSALLSLALLTPVVFLAARWAQRRPAGTLSSVAGGLRWRWLGWCLLVALPLVCASSGVMMLLPESAGGGVDGGGGGAEWAGWPDFLLGLAMVCVLVPFQASAEEYVFRGWLVQAVGAWCRTPWPALVPQALLFAAAHGWGTPWGFADLVVFGLVAGVLTVRTGGLEAAIGLHVVNNLLAMGVSAAVAGALASDETAADMDRMAVGVDVVMLCGYAALVLRLASRRGVGVNQLPEAAGVAGLGGVGGRSASSMEEKEMRRSCMSHANGIPTPPKDMDVRAITSSAHPEPGHSGPHRRR, from the coding sequence ATGACCGCTACACCGTTCCCCGACGCTCCGCTTCCCCCGCCGTTCCCCGACGCCCCGCTCCCCTATCACCGTCTCGCCCACGCCACCGGCCGCCACCGCTGGTGGCGCCCCCTGGCGGGGACCGCTCTGGTGCTGGCCGGTGCGCTCGTCGCGGCGGTCGCCGTGCTGCTGGGCGGCGAGATCGCGGGAGCGGTCCTGGACCGGCCCGTGGACAAGGACGGCTTCCATGTGTGGGGCGGCATCGGCGAGACGGGCAGCGCGCTGCTCTCGCTCGCCCTGCTCACGCCCGTGGTGTTCCTCGCCGCGCGCTGGGCGCAGCGGCGCCCGGCGGGCACGCTGTCGTCGGTCGCGGGCGGACTCCGGTGGCGTTGGCTGGGGTGGTGTCTCCTCGTCGCACTGCCGCTGGTCTGCGCGTCGTCGGGGGTGATGATGCTGCTGCCCGAGTCGGCGGGCGGCGGCGTGGACGGCGGCGGTGGCGGCGCGGAGTGGGCGGGGTGGCCGGACTTCCTGCTCGGCCTGGCGATGGTGTGCGTGCTGGTGCCGTTCCAGGCGTCGGCGGAGGAGTACGTGTTCCGGGGCTGGCTCGTCCAGGCGGTCGGGGCGTGGTGCCGTACGCCGTGGCCTGCGCTCGTGCCGCAGGCGCTGCTGTTCGCGGCGGCGCACGGCTGGGGCACGCCGTGGGGTTTCGCGGACCTCGTGGTGTTCGGACTGGTGGCGGGGGTTCTGACGGTCCGTACGGGGGGCCTGGAGGCGGCGATCGGTCTGCACGTGGTCAACAACCTGCTGGCGATGGGCGTCTCGGCGGCGGTGGCCGGTGCGCTGGCCTCCGACGAGACGGCCGCCGACATGGACCGGATGGCGGTGGGTGTCGATGTGGTGATGCTCTGCGGGTACGCGGCCCTCGTGCTGCGCCTGGCGAGCCGCCGTGGAGTCGGCGTTAATCAGTTGCCGGAGGCGGCGGGTGTTGCTGGACTGGGTGGTGTCGGCGGAAGGTCGGCGTCGTCCATGGAGGAGAAGGAAATGCGGCGTTCGTGCATGTCCCACGCGAATGGAATCCCCACTCCTCCGAAGGACATGGACGTACGTGCAATCACCTCTTCCGCACACCCTGAACCTGGGCATTCTGGCCCACATCGACGCCGGTAA
- a CDS encoding NADP-dependent malic enzyme → MAAEIVNPRSDSSTGHEGADEPFDPAFALHRGGKMAVQATVPVRDKDDLSLAYTPGVAKVCSAIAERPELVHDYTWKSNVVAVVTDGTAVLGLGDIGAEASLPVMEGKAILFKQFGGVDAVPIALATTDADEIVETVVRLAPSFGGVNLEDISAPRCFEIERKLQERLDIPVFHDDQHGTAVVTLAALRNAAKLTGRTLGDLRAVISGAGAAGVAIAKFLLEAGLGDVAVADRKGIVSRDRDDLTPVKRELAELTNKAGISGSLEAALKGADVFIGVSGGTVPEPAVASMAPNAFVFAMANPNPEVHPDVAHKYAAVVATGRSDYPNQINNVLAFPGIFAGALQVRASRITEGMKIAAADALADVVGDELSADYVIPSPFDERVAPAVTAAVAAAARAEGVARS, encoded by the coding sequence GTGGCAGCGGAGATCGTCAATCCTCGCAGCGACAGCAGTACGGGTCACGAAGGTGCCGACGAGCCCTTCGATCCGGCGTTTGCGCTGCACCGCGGCGGCAAGATGGCCGTGCAGGCCACCGTGCCGGTCCGCGACAAGGACGACCTGTCCCTGGCGTACACGCCCGGCGTCGCGAAAGTGTGCAGCGCGATCGCCGAGCGTCCGGAGCTCGTCCACGACTACACGTGGAAATCCAATGTCGTCGCCGTGGTGACCGACGGGACCGCCGTGCTCGGTCTCGGCGACATCGGCGCCGAGGCCTCCCTCCCCGTGATGGAGGGCAAGGCCATCCTGTTCAAGCAGTTCGGCGGCGTGGACGCGGTGCCGATCGCGCTCGCGACGACGGACGCCGACGAGATCGTCGAGACGGTGGTGCGCCTCGCCCCGTCCTTCGGCGGCGTCAACCTGGAGGACATCTCGGCGCCGCGGTGCTTCGAGATCGAGCGCAAGCTCCAGGAGCGGCTCGACATCCCCGTCTTCCACGACGACCAGCACGGCACGGCCGTCGTGACGCTGGCGGCGCTGCGCAACGCGGCGAAGCTGACCGGGCGCACCCTCGGCGACCTGCGCGCCGTCATCTCCGGCGCCGGCGCGGCCGGTGTCGCCATCGCCAAGTTCCTCCTGGAGGCGGGGCTCGGCGACGTGGCGGTCGCGGACCGCAAGGGCATCGTGAGCCGCGACCGGGACGACCTCACCCCGGTCAAGCGCGAGCTCGCCGAGCTGACGAACAAGGCCGGCATCAGCGGCTCGCTGGAGGCGGCCCTGAAGGGCGCCGACGTGTTCATCGGTGTCTCCGGCGGCACCGTCCCCGAGCCCGCCGTCGCCTCGATGGCGCCGAACGCGTTCGTGTTCGCCATGGCCAACCCGAACCCCGAGGTCCACCCGGACGTCGCGCACAAGTACGCGGCCGTGGTGGCGACGGGCCGCTCGGACTACCCGAACCAGATCAACAACGTGCTGGCCTTCCCCGGCATCTTCGCGGGCGCGCTCCAGGTGCGGGCCTCCCGCATCACCGAGGGCATGAAGATCGCCGCCGCCGACGCCCTCGCGGACGTCGTCGGCGACGAGCTCTCGGCGGACTACGTGATCCCCTCGCCGTTCGACGAGCGCGTCGCACCGGCCGTGACCGCGGCGGTCGCCGCCGCGGCCCGCGCGGAGGGCGTCGCCCGCAGCTGA
- a CDS encoding amino acid ABC transporter permease — MTTDISKKGPEDDVPAARPAEAIKAIPVRHFGRYVAAVLAIGVLAAIVYAFSQGDINWGAIPDNFFDDRILKGVRETLILTFLSMLIGVVGGVILSVMRLSKNPVTSSIAWFYIWFFRGTPVLVQLFVWFNLGFVFDYINLGPVYKDEWSDFMTPFLTALLGLGLNEAAYMAEICRAGLLSVDEGQTEAAHALGMSHNKTLRRVVLPQAMRVVVPPTGNEFINMLKTTSLVAAVQYYELLKYAQDIGTSSGATVETLLLAACWYLIMTSILSVGQFYLERYYARGSSRSLPDTPFQKIKANMLSLSNRGAGGVR, encoded by the coding sequence GTGACCACCGACATCTCCAAGAAGGGCCCGGAGGACGACGTCCCCGCGGCCCGCCCGGCGGAGGCCATCAAGGCCATCCCGGTCCGGCACTTCGGCCGCTACGTCGCCGCGGTCCTCGCGATCGGCGTGCTCGCCGCGATCGTCTACGCCTTCTCGCAGGGTGACATCAACTGGGGCGCGATCCCCGACAACTTCTTCGACGACCGCATCCTCAAGGGCGTCCGCGAGACGCTGATCCTCACCTTCCTCTCGATGCTCATCGGCGTCGTCGGCGGTGTGATCCTGTCGGTGATGCGCCTGTCGAAGAACCCGGTGACCTCGTCGATCGCCTGGTTCTACATCTGGTTCTTCCGCGGCACGCCGGTCCTGGTCCAGCTCTTCGTCTGGTTCAACCTCGGCTTCGTCTTCGACTACATCAACCTCGGCCCGGTCTACAAGGACGAGTGGTCGGACTTCATGACGCCGTTCCTGACGGCGCTGCTCGGCCTCGGCCTCAACGAGGCCGCGTACATGGCCGAGATCTGCCGCGCCGGTCTGCTCTCGGTCGACGAGGGCCAGACCGAGGCGGCGCACGCCCTCGGCATGAGCCACAACAAGACGCTGCGCCGCGTGGTGCTTCCGCAGGCGATGCGCGTCGTCGTGCCGCCGACGGGCAACGAGTTCATCAACATGCTGAAGACGACGTCCCTGGTGGCCGCCGTGCAGTACTACGAGCTCCTCAAGTACGCGCAGGACATCGGCACGTCGTCCGGTGCGACCGTCGAGACGCTGCTGCTCGCCGCCTGCTGGTACCTGATCATGACGTCGATCCTCAGCGTCGGTCAGTTCTACCTGGAGCGGTACTACGCGCGCGGTTCGTCCCGCTCGCTGCCGGACACCCCCTTCCAGAAGATCAAGGCCAACATGCTGTCGCTGAGCAACCGCGGCGCGGGAGGTGTGCGCTGA
- a CDS encoding response regulator: MTDPAPAPIRVMVVDDQAVVRAGFAAIVDAEPDLHVVAEAADGAHAVQLASEHAPDVVLMDIRMPGMDGLTATRLLTTAAPATGTPRVLVLTTFDQDAYVHDALRAGASGFLLKDALPEELLAGIRIVASGEAMLAPTVTRRLIDAFAGTTPAPTAVPHPEALESLTPREREVLTLVAAGHTNAEIADALGVTTGTVKSHVNAVLGKLGLRDRVQATILAYDLGLARPRTAAPRTG; the protein is encoded by the coding sequence ATGACCGACCCCGCCCCCGCCCCCATCCGGGTGATGGTCGTCGACGACCAGGCCGTCGTCCGCGCCGGATTCGCCGCGATCGTCGACGCGGAACCGGACCTCCACGTGGTGGCCGAGGCGGCGGACGGCGCCCACGCCGTGCAGCTCGCGTCCGAGCACGCCCCGGACGTCGTCCTGATGGACATCCGCATGCCCGGCATGGACGGCCTGACGGCGACCCGCCTGCTCACGACCGCCGCCCCCGCCACCGGCACCCCGCGCGTCCTCGTCCTGACCACCTTCGACCAGGACGCGTACGTCCACGACGCCCTGCGCGCCGGCGCCTCCGGGTTCCTCCTGAAGGACGCGCTGCCCGAGGAACTCCTCGCGGGCATCCGCATCGTGGCCTCGGGCGAGGCGATGCTCGCCCCCACCGTCACGCGCCGCCTCATCGACGCCTTCGCCGGCACGACGCCCGCCCCGACGGCCGTCCCGCACCCCGAAGCCCTGGAGTCCCTCACGCCCCGCGAGCGCGAGGTCCTGACCCTGGTGGCCGCGGGCCACACCAACGCGGAGATCGCCGACGCCCTCGGCGTCACCACCGGCACGGTGAAGTCACACGTCAACGCGGTCCTCGGCAAACTGGGGCTGCGCGACCGCGTGCAGGCCACGATCCTCGCGTACGACCTGGGCCTGGCCAGACCACGGACGGCCGCACCACGGACGGGGTGA
- the sodX gene encoding nickel-type superoxide dismutase maturation protease, with the protein MPELSQESERGRALVPWGAAEVTGPSMVPTLHHGDRLLVQWGARVRPGDVVVLRHPFQQDLLVVKRAKERRTGGWWVLGDNPFAGGDSTDYGVVPDELVLGKVRFRYRPPAPGRRSPFAAARWALGAVRPVFAERSVSRRLRAR; encoded by the coding sequence ATGCCGGAGCTGTCGCAGGAGAGCGAGCGCGGGAGGGCCCTCGTGCCGTGGGGCGCCGCGGAGGTGACGGGCCCTTCGATGGTGCCGACGCTGCACCACGGGGACCGGCTGCTCGTGCAGTGGGGGGCGCGGGTGCGTCCGGGTGACGTGGTGGTCCTTCGCCACCCCTTCCAGCAGGACCTCCTCGTGGTCAAGCGGGCCAAGGAGCGACGCACGGGCGGCTGGTGGGTGCTCGGCGACAACCCGTTCGCGGGCGGCGACAGCACGGACTACGGAGTCGTCCCCGATGAACTCGTCCTCGGGAAGGTCCGGTTCCGCTACCGTCCGCCGGCGCCGGGTCGCCGTTCGCCGTTCGCGGCGGCGCGCTGGGCGCTGGGCGCGGTGCGGCCGGTGTTCGCGGAACGCTCCGTCTCCAGACGCTTGCGGGCACGGTAG